Proteins encoded in a region of the Zea mays cultivar B73 chromosome 2, Zm-B73-REFERENCE-NAM-5.0, whole genome shotgun sequence genome:
- the LOC100382394 gene encoding uncharacterized isoform X2, whose translation MIGGSAYGGQKAICCTSDLAKLGACTEGSVIYRPSQVNPGWPKLFVASFDGSDLIATLPSRTIPITKTGIYNMYFIHCDPSLASLEIEGKTIWKNPTGYLPGRMAPLKNFFGLMSFAFVVLGIYWFYQYMKSWREVLPLQNCITLVITLGMFEMALWYFEYAEFNETGVRPKGITFWAVTFGTVKRTAAEVIVLIVSMGYGVVTPTLGGLTSKVVMLGGTFFLATEILELVENLGAVNDLSGKARLFLVYPVAILDAAFVIWIFISLAKTIGKLQARRLMAKLDIYRKFATALIISVLVSVGWIGYEIYSKSTDVFNERWQHAWIIPAFWHVLSFLLLCVICYLWAPSQNSMRFSYDASEFFDRKDNISLIRPAPSASKNGWNLSSTPEPKATKDVNTVADFEGDDEENKRE comes from the exons ATGATTGGTGGATCAGCATATGGAGGTCAGAAAGCTATTTGTTGTACTTCAGATCTTGCGAAGTTAGGAGCTTGCACAGAAGGTTCTGTCATCTACCGCCCATCCCAGGTAAATCCTGGTTGGCCAAAGTTGTTTGTAGCATCTTTTGATGGAAGTGACCTGATCGCGACACTACCGTCAAGGACCATTCCAATTACCAAAACTGGGATATACAATATGTACTTTATACACTGTGATCCATCACTTGCTAGTTTGGAAATCGAGGGGAAAACCATATGGAAAAATCCTACTGGATACCTTCCGGGTCGGATGGCACCTCTTAAGAACTTTTTTGGACTGATGTCTTTTGCATTTGTCGTACTTGGGATCTATTGGTTTTATCAGTATATGAAGTCCTGGAGAGAGGTTCTTCCACTTCAGAACTGTATTACTCTTGTGATTACACTGGGCATGTTTGAGATGGCATTGTGGTATTTTGAGTATGCTGAATTTAATGAGACTGGAGTACGGCCAAAAGGCATCACATTTTGGGCTGTCACGTTTGGGACTGTCAAGAGGACGGCTGCTGAAGTTATTGTTCTCATTGTCTCAATGGGATATGGTGTTGTCACGCCTACTTTGGGTGGCTTGACATCAAAAGTGGTCATGCTTGGAGGAACATTCTTTCTAGCAACAGAAATTCTTGAATTGGTAGAAAATCTTGGTGCTGTTAATGATCTATCTGGAAAAGCTCGTCTGTTCTTGGTCTATCCAGTGGCCATTTTAGATGCTGCATTTGTTATTTGGATATTTATTTCTCTAGCTAAGACCATTGGTAAACTTCAG GCAAGAAGGTTGATGGCCAAACTTGACATTTATAGGAAATTTGCAACTGCATTGATCATATCTGTTCTGGTGTCTGTTGGGTGGATTGGCTATGAG ATTTACTCCAAATCAACAGATGTATTTAATGAACGATGGCAGCATGCCTGGATTATTCCTGCCTTCTGGCATGTCTTGTCTTTCTTACTTCTTTGTGTCATTTGCTACCTGTGGGCACCTTCACAAAACTCAATGAG ATTTTCTTATGATGCAAGTGAATTCTTTGATCGAAAGGATAATATCTCATTAATTAGGCCAGCACCCAGTGCATCCAAGAATGGATGGAATTTATCTTCTACACCAGAGCCCAAAGCTACAAAGGATGTGAATACCGTAGCAGATTTTGAAGGTGATGATGAGGAAAACAAAAGGGAGTAG
- the LOC100382394 gene encoding uncharacterized isoform X1: MAGRFLLVVAVALLLRPGDASVHEYRGLSFANKGNAFILHAGSEGLYAASHANTTAEDAAAVAEALIRFDKITFRRSEDTNNSVKETSSAKVQVLIFEIEDREMIGGSAYGGQKAICCTSDLAKLGACTEGSVIYRPSQVNPGWPKLFVASFDGSDLIATLPSRTIPITKTGIYNMYFIHCDPSLASLEIEGKTIWKNPTGYLPGRMAPLKNFFGLMSFAFVVLGIYWFYQYMKSWREVLPLQNCITLVITLGMFEMALWYFEYAEFNETGVRPKGITFWAVTFGTVKRTAAEVIVLIVSMGYGVVTPTLGGLTSKVVMLGGTFFLATEILELVENLGAVNDLSGKARLFLVYPVAILDAAFVIWIFISLAKTIGKLQIYSKSTDVFNERWQHAWIIPAFWHVLSFLLLCVICYLWAPSQNSMRFSYDASEFFDRKDNISLIRPAPSASKNGWNLSSTPEPKATKDVNTVADFEGDDEENKRE, translated from the exons ATGGCCGGTCGCTTCCTCCTCGTCGTTGCCGTCGCCCTCCTCCTCCGCCCTGGGGATGCGTCCGTGCACGAGTACCGCGGGCTCAGCTTCGCCAACAAGGGCAACGCCTTCATCCTCCACGCCGGCAGCGAGGGCCTCTACGCGGCCTCCCACGCCAACACCACCGCCGAGGACGCCGCCGCAGTGGCCGAAGCCTTAATCCG GTTTGACAAGATTACTTTTAGGCGATCAGAGGATACTAATAATTCTGTAAAGGAGACTAGTTCAGCTAAGGTTCAGGTACTCATTTTTGAGATAGAAGATCGTGAAATGATTGGTGGATCAGCATATGGAGGTCAGAAAGCTATTTGTTGTACTTCAGATCTTGCGAAGTTAGGAGCTTGCACAGAAGGTTCTGTCATCTACCGCCCATCCCAGGTAAATCCTGGTTGGCCAAAGTTGTTTGTAGCATCTTTTGATGGAAGTGACCTGATCGCGACACTACCGTCAAGGACCATTCCAATTACCAAAACTGGGATATACAATATGTACTTTATACACTGTGATCCATCACTTGCTAGTTTGGAAATCGAGGGGAAAACCATATGGAAAAATCCTACTGGATACCTTCCGGGTCGGATGGCACCTCTTAAGAACTTTTTTGGACTGATGTCTTTTGCATTTGTCGTACTTGGGATCTATTGGTTTTATCAGTATATGAAGTCCTGGAGAGAGGTTCTTCCACTTCAGAACTGTATTACTCTTGTGATTACACTGGGCATGTTTGAGATGGCATTGTGGTATTTTGAGTATGCTGAATTTAATGAGACTGGAGTACGGCCAAAAGGCATCACATTTTGGGCTGTCACGTTTGGGACTGTCAAGAGGACGGCTGCTGAAGTTATTGTTCTCATTGTCTCAATGGGATATGGTGTTGTCACGCCTACTTTGGGTGGCTTGACATCAAAAGTGGTCATGCTTGGAGGAACATTCTTTCTAGCAACAGAAATTCTTGAATTGGTAGAAAATCTTGGTGCTGTTAATGATCTATCTGGAAAAGCTCGTCTGTTCTTGGTCTATCCAGTGGCCATTTTAGATGCTGCATTTGTTATTTGGATATTTATTTCTCTAGCTAAGACCATTGGTAAACTTCAG ATTTACTCCAAATCAACAGATGTATTTAATGAACGATGGCAGCATGCCTGGATTATTCCTGCCTTCTGGCATGTCTTGTCTTTCTTACTTCTTTGTGTCATTTGCTACCTGTGGGCACCTTCACAAAACTCAATGAG ATTTTCTTATGATGCAAGTGAATTCTTTGATCGAAAGGATAATATCTCATTAATTAGGCCAGCACCCAGTGCATCCAAGAATGGATGGAATTTATCTTCTACACCAGAGCCCAAAGCTACAAAGGATGTGAATACCGTAGCAGATTTTGAAGGTGATGATGAGGAAAACAAAAGGGAGTAG
- the LOC100382394 gene encoding uncharacterized LOC100382394 precursor, whose amino-acid sequence MAGRFLLVVAVALLLRPGDASVHEYRGLSFANKGNAFILHAGSEGLYAASHANTTAEDAAAVAEALIRFDKITFRRSEDTNNSVKETSSAKVQVLIFEIEDREMIGGSAYGGQKAICCTSDLAKLGACTEGSVIYRPSQVNPGWPKLFVASFDGSDLIATLPSRTIPITKTGIYNMYFIHCDPSLASLEIEGKTIWKNPTGYLPGRMAPLKNFFGLMSFAFVVLGIYWFYQYMKSWREVLPLQNCITLVITLGMFEMALWYFEYAEFNETGVRPKGITFWAVTFGTVKRTAAEVIVLIVSMGYGVVTPTLGGLTSKVVMLGGTFFLATEILELVENLGAVNDLSGKARLFLVYPVAILDAAFVIWIFISLAKTIGKLQARRLMAKLDIYRKFATALIISVLVSVGWIGYEIYSKSTDVFNERWQHAWIIPAFWHVLSFLLLCVICYLWAPSQNSMRFSYDASEFFDRKDNISLIRPAPSASKNGWNLSSTPEPKATKDVNTVADFEGDDEENKRE is encoded by the exons ATGGCCGGTCGCTTCCTCCTCGTCGTTGCCGTCGCCCTCCTCCTCCGCCCTGGGGATGCGTCCGTGCACGAGTACCGCGGGCTCAGCTTCGCCAACAAGGGCAACGCCTTCATCCTCCACGCCGGCAGCGAGGGCCTCTACGCGGCCTCCCACGCCAACACCACCGCCGAGGACGCCGCCGCAGTGGCCGAAGCCTTAATCCG GTTTGACAAGATTACTTTTAGGCGATCAGAGGATACTAATAATTCTGTAAAGGAGACTAGTTCAGCTAAGGTTCAGGTACTCATTTTTGAGATAGAAGATCGTGAAATGATTGGTGGATCAGCATATGGAGGTCAGAAAGCTATTTGTTGTACTTCAGATCTTGCGAAGTTAGGAGCTTGCACAGAAGGTTCTGTCATCTACCGCCCATCCCAGGTAAATCCTGGTTGGCCAAAGTTGTTTGTAGCATCTTTTGATGGAAGTGACCTGATCGCGACACTACCGTCAAGGACCATTCCAATTACCAAAACTGGGATATACAATATGTACTTTATACACTGTGATCCATCACTTGCTAGTTTGGAAATCGAGGGGAAAACCATATGGAAAAATCCTACTGGATACCTTCCGGGTCGGATGGCACCTCTTAAGAACTTTTTTGGACTGATGTCTTTTGCATTTGTCGTACTTGGGATCTATTGGTTTTATCAGTATATGAAGTCCTGGAGAGAGGTTCTTCCACTTCAGAACTGTATTACTCTTGTGATTACACTGGGCATGTTTGAGATGGCATTGTGGTATTTTGAGTATGCTGAATTTAATGAGACTGGAGTACGGCCAAAAGGCATCACATTTTGGGCTGTCACGTTTGGGACTGTCAAGAGGACGGCTGCTGAAGTTATTGTTCTCATTGTCTCAATGGGATATGGTGTTGTCACGCCTACTTTGGGTGGCTTGACATCAAAAGTGGTCATGCTTGGAGGAACATTCTTTCTAGCAACAGAAATTCTTGAATTGGTAGAAAATCTTGGTGCTGTTAATGATCTATCTGGAAAAGCTCGTCTGTTCTTGGTCTATCCAGTGGCCATTTTAGATGCTGCATTTGTTATTTGGATATTTATTTCTCTAGCTAAGACCATTGGTAAACTTCAG GCAAGAAGGTTGATGGCCAAACTTGACATTTATAGGAAATTTGCAACTGCATTGATCATATCTGTTCTGGTGTCTGTTGGGTGGATTGGCTATGAG ATTTACTCCAAATCAACAGATGTATTTAATGAACGATGGCAGCATGCCTGGATTATTCCTGCCTTCTGGCATGTCTTGTCTTTCTTACTTCTTTGTGTCATTTGCTACCTGTGGGCACCTTCACAAAACTCAATGAG ATTTTCTTATGATGCAAGTGAATTCTTTGATCGAAAGGATAATATCTCATTAATTAGGCCAGCACCCAGTGCATCCAAGAATGGATGGAATTTATCTTCTACACCAGAGCCCAAAGCTACAAAGGATGTGAATACCGTAGCAGATTTTGAAGGTGATGATGAGGAAAACAAAAGGGAGTAG
- the LOC100282748 gene encoding aldehyde dehydrogenase family 7 member A1 (The RefSeq protein has 2 substitutions compared to this genomic sequence): protein MGAFAKEEHQFLAELGLAQRNPGAFACGAWGGSGPTVTSTSPTNNQVIAEVVEASVHDYEEGMRACFDAAKTWMAIPAPKRGEIVRQIGDALRAKLHHLGRLVSLEMGKILPEGIGEVQEIIDMCDYAVGLSRQLNGSIIPSERPNHMMMEVWNPLGVVGVITAFNFPCAVLGWNACIALVCGNCVVWKGAPTTPLITIAMTKIVASVLEKNNLPGAIFTSFCGGTEIGQAIALDIRIPLVSFTGSTRAGLMVQQQVSARFGKCLLELSGNNAIIVMDDADIQLAVRSVLFAAVGTAGQRCTTCRRLILHENIYQTFLDQLVEVYKQVRIGDPLEKGTLLGPLHTPASKENFLKGIQTIKSQGGKILFGGSAIESEGNFVQPTIVEITPSAPVVKEELFGPVLYAMKFQTLKEAIEINNSVPQGLSSSIFTKRPDIIFKWLGPHGSDCGIVNVNIPTNGAEIGGAFGGEKATGGGREAGSDSWKQYMRRATCTINYGSELPLAQGINFG from the exons ATGGGGGCCTTCGCGAAGGAGGAGCACCAGTTCCTAGCCGAGCTCGGCCTCGCGCAGCGCAACCCAGGCGCGTTCGCATGCGGTGCGTGGGGCGGCTCAGGTCCCACCGTCACCTCCACGAGCCCGACCAACAATCAG GTCATCGCAGAGGTCGTGGAGGCGTCCGTGCACGACTACGAGGAGGGCATGCGCGCCTGCTTCGATGCCGCCAAGACATGGATGGCG ATTCCTGCTCCAAAGCGAGGAGAGATCGTTAGGCAAATCGGTGATGCACTGAGAGCAAAGCTCCATCACCTTGGCAGGCTTGTGTCACTTGAGATGGGGAAAATTCTTCCTGAAGGGATCGGTGAGGTTCAG GAAATCATCGACATGTGTGATTATGCTGTGGGGCTAAGTCGCCAACTAAATGGATCCATTATACCATCTGAAC GACCAAACCATATGATGATGGAG GTGTGGAATCCCCTTGGAGTTGTGGGTGTTATAACGGCATTTAATTTCCCTTGTGCTGTGCTTG GTTGGAATGCTTGCATTGCTTTGGTCTGTGGAAATTGTGTCGTCTG GAAAGGTGCTCCAACAACTCCACTGATCACTATTGCAATGACAAAAATAGTGGCTAGTGTATTGGAGAAGAACAACTTGCCAGGCGCAATTTTTACATCTTTTTGTGGGGGCACTGAAATTGGTCAAGCAATTGCCCTTGACATTAGGATACCTTTGGTTTCATTCACTGGAAGTACAAGG GCTGGTCTAATGGTTCAGCAACAAGTTAGTGCAAGATTTGGTAAATGCCTTCTTGAACTTAGCGGAAACAATGCCATCATTGTTATGGATGATGCAGATATCCAGCTAGCTGTGCGATCTGTCTTGTTCGCTGCTGTTGGTACAGCAGGACAACGCTGCACTACATGTCGTAGGCTG ATTCTTCATGAGAACATATATCAAACCTTCCTTGATCAGCTTGTTGAGGTATACAAACAAGTCCGAATTGGGGATCCGTTGGAGAAAGGCACCTTACTGGGACCACTGCACACTCCTGCTTCAAAAGAGAACTTTTTGAAAGGCATTCAGACTATCAAATCTCAG GGAGGGAAAATCCTTTTTGGAGGATCTGCCATTGAATCAGAAGGAAACTTTGTGCAACCAACAATTGTGGAAATTACACCTTCTGCACCAGTTGTGAAAGAAGAACTCTTTGGTCCTGTCCTTTATGTTATGAAATTTCAG TCCTTGAAGGAAGCAATTGAAATCAATAACTCTGTTCCTCAAGGATTGAGCAGTTCTATATTTACAAAGAGGCCAGATATTATTTTTAAGTGGCTCGG GCCCCATGGTAGTGATTGTGGTATAGTGAATGTGAACATACCTACTAATGGTGCTGAAATTGGTGGAGCATTTGGTGGAGAAAAAGCAACTGGTGGTGGACGAGAAGCAGGGAGTGATTCCTGGAAGCAGTACATGAGGAGGGCGACTTG TACAATCAACTATGGGAGCGAGCTACCTCTAGCCCAGGGAATCAATTTTGGTTAA